A part of Dehalogenimonas sp. W genomic DNA contains:
- a CDS encoding DUF2130 domain-containing protein: MNEIICPHCGKAFKIDEAGYADILKQIRDREFDKALHEQLELAEKEKKTAIELAESKVTSKLEKAAAKSDAEIERLKAELKLTEVARQLAVKEAVSAVEKERDDFARNLEVKEIERKLCESALKETHSVELKSKDEQIAYYKDLKAKLSTKMVGETLEQHCEIEFNRLRATGFSLAYFEKDSDVRAGSKGDYIFRDSDENNTEFISIIFEMKNECDTTATKKKNEDFIKELDKDRNEKGCEYAVLVSLLEPDSELYNAGIVDVSHRYPKMYVVRPQFFIPIVTLLRNAAKATLVHKTELARVREQNIDITKFESELDAFKVGFARNYDLASMKFKTAIDEIDKTIDHLQKTKDALLGSENNLRLANNKADDLTIKKLTRGNPTMAAKFKELKPEDPKSAV; the protein is encoded by the coding sequence ATGAATGAGATTATCTGCCCGCATTGCGGAAAGGCATTTAAGATCGATGAGGCTGGATATGCAGACATCCTGAAACAGATCCGCGATCGCGAATTTGACAAGGCTCTCCATGAGCAACTTGAACTCGCCGAGAAGGAGAAGAAGACGGCAATCGAGCTTGCCGAGTCCAAAGTGACTAGCAAACTAGAAAAGGCGGCAGCCAAGAGCGACGCAGAAATCGAGCGGCTAAAGGCCGAACTCAAGTTGACCGAAGTAGCGAGGCAACTGGCTGTGAAGGAGGCGGTCAGCGCCGTTGAGAAGGAACGGGACGACTTTGCTCGGAACTTGGAGGTGAAGGAAATAGAACGGAAGTTGTGCGAGTCGGCCTTAAAGGAGACGCACTCGGTTGAACTCAAGTCGAAGGACGAACAGATCGCCTATTATAAGGACCTCAAGGCCAAGCTTTCGACAAAGATGGTCGGAGAAACTCTTGAGCAACACTGCGAGATTGAGTTTAACCGCCTGCGAGCCACCGGATTCTCGCTCGCCTACTTCGAGAAGGACTCTGATGTCCGAGCCGGTAGCAAAGGTGATTATATTTTCCGTGACTCGGATGAAAATAACACCGAATTTATTTCCATCATATTCGAGATGAAGAACGAGTGCGACACGACAGCAACGAAGAAGAAAAACGAGGATTTCATCAAAGAGCTCGACAAGGACCGCAATGAAAAGGGCTGTGAATACGCCGTGCTGGTGTCGTTACTCGAGCCGGATAGTGAGTTGTACAACGCGGGCATCGTCGACGTATCCCACCGCTATCCGAAGATGTATGTCGTTCGTCCTCAGTTTTTCATTCCGATTGTTACGCTTCTGCGGAATGCGGCAAAAGCTACGTTGGTGCACAAGACGGAACTCGCACGTGTCCGGGAGCAAAACATCGACATTACTAAGTTCGAGAGCGAGCTCGACGCGTTCAAGGTTGGCTTCGCTCGGAATTATGACCTGGCATCGATGAAGTTCAAGACGGCAATCGACGAGATCGACAAGACAATCGACCACCTTCAAAAGACAAAGGACGCTCTGCTGGGCTCAGAGAACAATCTCCGGCTAGCGAATAATAAGGCGGACGACTTAACAATTAAAAAGCTAACCAGGGGAAACCCGACGATGGCCGCAAAGTTTAAAGAGCTGAAGCCCGAAGACCCAAAGAGTGCGGTGTGA